GTTTTGGGACGGCAGTGTTCACACAATATTGGTTGATATTGTTCCGTAAATAGAATATAATTAAAGTTACTATGAACCAGGAGGGACGATGCAGATATGAAATACCTGTCTACATTTGAAGTTGCCGAAAAATGGGGCATTTCTCCCCGGAGAGTTGGTATTCTCTGCAACAATGACCGAATACCGGGCGCACAGCGGGCAGGAAGCCGCTGGATCATCCCGGAGGACGCTGAAAAGCCGACAGATGCCCGCATCAAAAGCGGAAAATATAT
Above is a genomic segment from Faecalibacterium taiwanense containing:
- a CDS encoding helix-turn-helix domain-containing protein, with the protein product MKYLSTFEVAEKWGISPRRVGILCNNDRIPGAQRAGSRWIIPEDAEKPTDARIKSGKYIKLKADREEEA